One Urechidicola croceus genomic window, TTACTATTAAAATTAGCTCAAGAACTTGAAGAATATGGTAAAGTTGAACAAATGCCAAAATTAGAGGGTAAACGTATGATTATGTTTATCTCACCAAAGAAAAAATAAATAGATGTTGAAAAAATTTCAGCACTTAAGATATTAAGCAAGATAAAAACGAGGAGAAATGCCTAAAATGAAAACAAAATCTAGTGCCAAAAAGCGTTTTAAGCTTACAGGTACTGGAAAAATCAAAAGAAAGCATGCTTTTAAGAGTCATATATTGACAAAAAAATCTAAAAAGCGTAAATTAAAATTAACTCACGACGGTTTGGTACACAAATCTGATGAGGGTAATATTTTACAACAATTAACTTTGAAATAAAAGTTAGAGGAATTAAGTTTAACCATGGAGTAAGGCAATAAAGATTCTGAATTAAGTTCAGAGCGCCTACTACAAAAAAAACACATTGAATTATGCCAAGATCAGTAAATTCAGTTGCTTCAAGAGCTAGAAGAAAAAAAATATTGAAGCAAGCAAAAGGTTACTTCGGACGTAGAAAAAACGTTTACACAGTAGCAAAGAATGCGGTTGAAAAAGGAATGTTATATTCTTATAGAGACCGTAAAAACAATAAAAGAAATTTCCGCGGATTGTGGATTCAACGTATTAACGCTGGAGCACGTCAATTTGGGATGTCTTATTCTCAGTTTATGGGTAAAGTAAAAGCTAACAACATCGAATTGAACCGTAAGGTACTTGCAGATTTAGCTATGAATCACCCTGAAGCTTTTAAGGCAATAGTAGATAAAGTAAAATAAATAGTTAATACTTGCTTATAACGAAAGTCTCGAACGAAAGTTCGAGACTTTTTGTTTTTCATAGCTTCACTTAAAACTATATTAAATATATTTTATAACTTTGGTACACTTTGTGTAATAACTTATTGAATTAAAAATAATTACCATGAAATTAAATACCATACTTTTTATATTATTAAGCGTTTTCTTTTTGAATATACACGCTCAACTTCCACAAGCCGACATAATCAAAACAAGTGAAGGTGATATAACAATTCAACCTATAACCCACGGTACACTTGTACTTACTTTTAACAAAACAACAATATATGTTGACCCGTATGGTGGAGCAGATAAATTTGAAGGTCTTTCAAAACCTGATTATATTTTAATTACTGATATTCATGGTGACCACTTAAATATAGAAACACTTAAAGGAATTGATACAAGAGGCGCAACATTTATTGTTCCTCAAGCTGTTGCAAATGAATTGCCTAGTGAATATAAATCACAAGTTGAAATTTTAGAAAATCGACAAGGTATTCATAGAATGGGAATGTACATATCTGCAGTTGCTATGTATAACTTACCTGAAAGTGAAGACTCAAGACACACTAAAGGTAGAGGAAATGGTTACATTATCAATATGGGTAGTAAAAACATTTATATTTCAGGAGATACAGAAGATATTCCAGAAATGAGAGCATTATATGATATTGATGTGGCTTTTGTATGTATGAATTTACCTTATACTATGGATATTGATCAAGCCTCAAGTGCTGTACTAGAATTTAAACCAATAATTGTATACCCTTATCACTATAGAGGGCAAGACGGTTTAGCTGATGTTAAAAAATTTAAAGAAATTGTAAATTCTGGAGATTCAAATATTGAGGTTAGACTTAAAGATTGGTACATGAATTAATATAAAAAAAGCATCATTAAAAATGGGTTCAAGTAATAATTACTTGAACCCATTTTTAATATGAACCAGTTAAAGGTTTATAATACCTCTCCTAATTCTTTTAATTTCTCCGTATTTTCAGCTAATTTCAATTCATCAATAATTTTATGAATATCTCCATTAATCACATTTTGAAGATCATAAATTGTCAATCCAATTCTATGTTCCGTAACTCTACCTTGAGGATAGTTATATGTTCTAATTTTAGCAGATCGATCACCACTTGCGACTAATGAATTTCTCTTTAAAGAATCTGCTGCTAGTTTCTTTTCTAATTCTTGCTCATATAAACGAGAACGTAAAACCTTCATCGCTTTATCTTTGTTTTTATGCTGTGATTTTTGATCTTGACACTGCGCTACCAAACCAGTAGGAACGTGAGTTAATCGTACAGCTGAATACGTTGTGTTTACCGACTGCCCTCCTGGCCCAGAAGAACAAAAGTAATCAACTCTTATATCACTTTGCTTTAATTCTACATCAAACTCTTCTGCTTCTGGTAATACCATAACTGTTGCTGCACTTGTATGAACACGCCCTTGAGTTTCAGTTTGGGGTACACGTTGTACTCGATGAACACCAGACTCAAACTTCATATCACCATAAACATCAGCACCAGTAACACTAAAAATGATTTCTTTAAAACCACCCGAAGTACCTTCACTTATATCTTCAACTTCTGTTTGCCAACCTTTATCAGAACAATACTTTGTATACATTCTATATAAATCTCCAGCAAAAATACTTGCTTCATCTCCTCCAGTCCCTGCTCTAATCTCTACAATTACATTCTTTGCATCTTCAGGATCCTTAGGAATTAACATGAACTTAATTTCTTCTTCTAACTTTGGAATCCCTTCATTAGCTTCATCCAACTCCATTTTAGCCATTTCAGTCATTTCTGGATCTGATCCATCAGAAATAATTTCTTTGGCTTCTTCAATATTATTTAGTAAAACTTCGTATTGATTTATTTTTTCAACCATAGCGCTTAAGTCCTTATACTCCTTATTGAGTTTGACATAACGCTTTTGATCGGTGATAATATCAGGTTGAATAATCAAATCTGACACTTCATCAAATCGTTGTTTTACTATATGCAGCTTATCTAACATCTTTTATTATTTGGATTGCAAATTTACGATAAATTGTTCTAATACTGAAAAGTTCCAAACTCACTTTTAATAGTCAACCTTTTAACTTCAGATTTTTCTACTCTACCTATAATTTTAGCATCAACATTGAAGGATTTAGAAATTGAAATTATATCTTCAGCATATTCTGAAGGAACATACAACTCCATTCTATGCCCACAATTAAACACTTGATACATTTCTTTCCAATCTGTTTTAGATTGTTCTTGAATTAATTTGAATAATGGTGGAACTGGAAATAAATTATCTTTTATTACATGAAGATTATTTACAAAATGCAAAATTTTGGTTTGTGCACCACCACTACAATGCACCATTCCATGAATTTCATTTGACGAATATTTATCTAAAATTTTCTTAATAATAGGTGCATAAGTTCTTGTTGGTGACAAAACAAGTTTACCAGCATCGATTGGGCTATTTACAACCGAATCTGTCAGTTTTACTTTTCCAGAATAAACTAATTCATCTGGAACCGCAGCATCATAACTTTCAGGGAATTTATCAGCAAGGTATTTATCAAAAACATCATGTCTTGCAGATGTTAATCCATTACTACCCATTCCTCCATTGTACTCAGTTTCGTATGTTGCTTGACCAAAAGATTCTAGCCCTACAATTACATCACCTTCTTTAATATTAGCATTATCAATAATATCAGATCGCTTCATTCGTGCAGTAACAGTTGAGTCTACAATAATTGTACGAACCAAATCACCAACATCGGCTGTCTCTCCACCTGTAGAATGAATCTTAACTCCAAAGGTTTTTAAATCGGCTATTAATTCTTCTGTTCCATTAATTATAGCAGAAATAATTTCACCAGGTATCAAGTTTTTATTTCGCCCAATAGTTGAAGAAAGTAGAATATTGTCTGTTGCTCCAACACATAATAAATCATCAATATTCATTATTAAAGCATCTTGCGCAATTCCTTTCCATACTGAAATATCACCAGTTTCTTTCCAATACATATAAGCAAGTGAACTTTTTGTTCCGGCACCATCAGCATGCATTATCAAACAATAATCACTGTCATTTGTTAAATAGTCTGGAACAATTTTACAAAATGCTTGTGGAAACAATCCTTTATCAACATTTTTAATGGCATTGTGCACATCTTCTTTTGAGGCCGAAACACCTCTTAAACTATATCTTTTGCTTATTTCTGAACTCATTTATTTCTATAACTAAAGAATTACAAAAGTAATTTTTCAAATTTTAATATTGTAAATTATTTACTATTTGTTACTAACAAATAGTAAATAAAAAAATGTCGAGTTAATTAACTCGACATTTTTTCTTTTTTTAGGAAAAGATAAATCTTAAATTTCTAAAAATTTAAGCGCACTAACTTTTTATTGAAATTTAGCACTTTTTAATTCATTTTCATGTGTGTCTGCTTGAGCCACATTTACAAAGTCATTTACTTCGTTTTGGTTTGTTGTTTCCACTTTTTTTGAATTCCCTTGCACTACCAGCAAAGTTGTAGTCAGCATAAAAAATACTAAACTAAGAATTTGATTTTTCATAGGTTTTAATTTTTTTTTAACACCTTTAAAATGTTAAAAATTACACAAATAATTTTTCAATAAAAAATACTCAAATGTGGAGACGAAAGTATTCTTCAAGAACTAACTCGGGGTTATAAATTAATGTGTGGGGGGGACTTTGGGACTATAAAAGTTTGAGGGGGATTCGGTATAATATTCTTACCTAACTTTTACACAACAAATGTACGAATATTTCATCTTAATATTAAAGAATAATTCCATTTTTTTAACAAAAAGACTGATTTAATAAATAATTTGCATTATTTACCTAATAAATAGCATTTCTCTATACTTAATTAACGGCCATAATTCATCATCTATTTGCATTTCTAATTTATCGCAATGATACCTAATTTCGTCAAAATAAGGCTTTACCTTATTGCAATACATCATTGATTTCTTATTAGAATCTAGTGTTTTATTGGCCTTTTTCCTCTCTTCAATCATAAAATCAACTTTTGAATTTATCTCTTCAATATGTTTTGAAATATCTTTAATTAATTTTATTTGCTCCTTGGCTTGAATAGTAAATTCTTTACCAAAAATTTCTTTTAAGCCTTTAACATTTTCAATAAGTGTATTTTGATATTTTATTGCAGTCGGAACAATATGGTTTCTTGCAATATCACCTAAAACTCTACTTTCAATTTGAATTCTCAATGTATATTCATCATTTTCAATTTCATATCTAGCTTTTGACTCAATTTCATTCATCACTCCCATTTCTTCAAAAAGCGCTATTGTTTTTTCAGATATTTTGGCTTTTAGTGCTTCTGGAGTAGAATTGTTATTACTTAGTTTTCTTTTCTTAGCTTCTTTTTGCCATTCTTCACTATAACTATTTCCTTCAAATAAAATATTTTTTGATGATTTTATATATTCTCGGATTACGTTAAAGATTGCATCATCTTTTTTCATATCCTTTTTAATAAGTTTATCTACCTCAATTTTAAAATCCTTTAATTGTTTTGCAACTATAGTATTAATTACAGTCATAGGATTAGCACAATTGGCCATTGAACCTACTGCCCTGAATTCAAACTTATTTCCTGTAAAAGCAAACGGCGAAGTTCTATTTCTGTCTGTATTATCAAGTAAAATTTCTGGAATTTTCCCTACAACATTCAATTTTAAATCTGTTTTTTCTTTAGGAGATAATTTTCCCTTTGTTACCGATTCTAATTCTTTTAATACACTTGTTAATTGCTCACCTATAAAGACTGAAATTATAGCAGGAGGGGCTTCTCCCGCTCCTAATCTATGATCATTTCCTGCGCTAGCTATAGCAGCACGAACCAATTCTTCATTGTCATTTACTGCCTTTATAGTATTTATAAAAAATGTTAAAAACTGTAAATTACTCATTGGGGTTTTTCCTGGACTTAACAAGTTCACCCCAGTATCAGTAGAAAGTGACCAATTGTTATGCTTTCCTGATCCACTTATTCCTGCAAATGGCTTTTCATGTAATAATACTTTAAAATTATGACGTTTTGCAGTTTTACCCATTATATCCATCAATAGAGAATTATGATCAACCGCTAAATTGGTTTCTTCAAAAATTGGAGCCAATTCAAATTGATTTGGTGCGACTTCATTATGCCTTGTTTTTAACGGAATTCCAAGAAGCATACATTCTGTTTCAAGATCACGCATAAATGCCATTGCTCTACTAGGAATCGTTCCAAAATAATGATCATCTAATTGCTGCCCTTTGGCAGATGAGTGCCCTAATAAAGTTCTTCCTGTTAAAATAATATCAGGTCTAGATGATGCTAAAGCATTGTCAACTAAAAAATATTCTTGCTCCCATCCTAATGATGAATTTACTTTTTTTACATTTTTATCAAAAAACTTACAAATTGCAGTTGCAGAATCATCTATTGCGTTTAACGCTCTTAACAGTGGAGTTTTATAATCTAATGCATCACCTTTATATGAAACAAATATTGTTGGAATACATAAAGTCGTTCCATAAATAAAAGCAGGTGATGTTGGATCCCATGCAGTATACCCCCTCGCTTCAAAAGTATTGCGAATACCTCCATGAGGGAAACTAGAAGCGTCGGGCTCTTGTTGAACCAATTCACTACCAACAAAACGTTCTATTGCATCACCATTTTCTATTATTTCAAAAAAGGCATCATGTTTTTCTGCTGTAGCACCAGTTAATGGCTGAAACCAATGTGTATAATGTGTTGCTCCTTTGGATAATGCCCATTCTTTCATACCAGCAGCAACTTGACTTGCCTCTTTTCTATCAATTTTCGAATTATTATCAATAGCATCTAAAACACTTTTAAATGCCTCTACAGAAAGGTATTGTTGCATTTTAGATTTGTTAAAAACATTTTCACCAAAAATTTCAGAACGTTTATTTTCATCAATAATCTTAATTGGTTTTCTATTTAAACTTTTTCTTAAAGCAGCAAATCTTAATGTTGACATGTCGGCACTATTTTTATTGCGAAGATAATTTTTTTTACATTAAAAAATAATATTTTTAAAATTTAACCCCTAAAAAAATAGGGGATTCATAAAAATAAATCAGTTTATAATAAATTTACCCCTATTTTTTAGAGGTATATTAATTTTGATTTATATTTGCTTAAATTTCTTAATCATTATTACAAATATTATATTATGGCAAAAATTAAATTAGAATACCTCTGGTTAGATGGTTATAAACCAACGCAAAACCTTAGAAGCAAAACTAAAGTTGAAGAACATGATAATTTCCAAGGTACATTAGAAGAAATAGGAAATTGGTCTTTTGATGGTTCATCAACAAGACAAGCATCAGGAGGTGCTTCAGATTGTTTACTAAAGCCAGTGGCAATCTATCCTGACCCTGCTAGAAGAAATGGATATTTAGTAATGACAGAAGTTTTAAATGCTGATGGTACTCCACACATTTCTAATGGAAGAGCAACTATTGAAGATGATGATAATGATTTCTGGTTCGGTTTTGAGCAAGAATATTTTATAATGGACACAAAAACCCAATTACCTTTAGGTTTTCCTGTTGGTGGTTATCCTGCTCCTCAAGGAATGTATTACTGCTCTGTAGGTGGTAAAAATACTCATGGTAGACTTTTAGTTGAAGAGCATGCTAATTTGTGTATTGATGCTGGATTAAATTTTGAAGGAATAAATCAAGAAGTTGCTTCTGGTCAGTGGGAATTTCAATTATTTGCAAAAGGAGCTAAAAAAGCAGGAGATGAGATTTGGGTTGCTCGTTATTTACTAGATAGATTAACTGAAAAATACGGATATTACATTGAATACCACCCAAAACCATTAGGTAAAGATATGGATTGGAATGGCTCTGGTATGCACGCTAACTTCTCTAACACAACTTTAAGAACTTGTGGTTCTAAAGAAACTTATGAGAAAATATGTGAGGCATTCCGCCCAGTAGTTAAAGAACATATTGCTGTTTACGGAGAGTTTAACGACCAACGTTTAACTGGTTTACACGAAACTGCAGCTATTACTGATTTCTCTTATGGTGTATCTGACCGTGGAGCATCAATAAGAATTCCAATCATTACTGTCGAAAAAGGCTGGAAAGGTTGGTTAGAAGACAGAAGACCTGCTTCTAATGGAGATCCATACAAAATTGCCGGTAGAATTATAAAAACAGTAAAATCTGCAAAAATATAAATCTATCTGATTTGTTTATAATTAAAAAGGAGACTTCGAATGAAGTCTCCTTTTTTATTCATCATTATTTTATAGTAGTCTATCCAATCATTTTATAAATAAAAATCACATAGCACGTTAAAAGTATCAATCCATCTCTCCAACCCAATCTCATTTTTGAAGGAATAAATACCAAAGGAAAAACTAATATTGCAAAACCTAACATCCAATAAATATCACTTGTCAATAATCCTTGGTCAACAACTTTAATTGGTGTAACCATTGAAGTAATACCTAAAACTGCTAAAATATTAAACACATTTGACCCTAATAAATTACCTAAAGAAATGGCTTTCTCTTTTTTAAGAACTGCAATGATTGATGCCGCTAGTTCAGGGATACTTGTTCCTACAGATATAATTGTAATACCAATAATTCGCTCACTTACTCCAAATTTTTCAGCCAAGTTTACAGCACCTTCAATTAACAATTCTGATCCGCCCCATAATGCAACACCTCCTAAAACAAGAAATAATAAATTCTTATATAAAGGCAATTCTTCATCATCTTCAGGCCTTTCATCAATCACAGCTGGCTTTTGGAATTTTAATAAATAAATTAAAAATATAATTAAAAAAGTAAATAGTACGATTCCTTCATACTGAACAATTTGCCCATCAATTGTAACGAAAAAATATAGCAGTATTGATGATATCATCATAACCGGCCAATCGGTTTTATAAAAACTTTTCTCAATAGTAATTGTAGATAAAATTATTGTAATTCCTAGAACTAATCCAAGATTTGCAATATTAGAACCTATTACATTTCCTAAAGCAAGATCGGCATGACCTTCTAAAGCTGATTTTAAACTTACAATTAATTCAGGCGCAGATGTTGCAAATGAAACAACGGTCATTCCAATTACAATTTTTGGAATTTTTAATCTTAATGAAAAACCAACCGCTGCTTTTAACAACCAATTACCTCCTAATATTAATAAAACAAGACCTATAATTATATAAACAAAATTCATTACTTAAAGTTTTGCACAAATATAACTGAATTATATTCTCACCCATTATTTACTTAATTTTTTGTTAAAACTATTTTTTTAGTTGTATAACTACAGAAATAGTTATAGATTTGAAACTGAAAAAAATCATTTAAAATGAAAAAATTAACAACTAAAGAAGAAGAAATAATGCAAGTTTTATGGAAACTTGAAAATGCCTTTGTAAAAGAAATCATTGAACATTTACCAGAAAAATCACATTACAATACTATATCTACTACTATTAGAAAAATGGAAGATAAAGGCTTTGTAAAATACATTGCTTACGGTAAAACACATCAGTACTACCCTGCTATTTCAAAAGAAGAATATCGAAAAAAATTTATTGGAAACACTATTAAAAATTATTTTGAAAACTCATATTCTAATGTAGTTTCATTTCTAGCTAAAGAAGAAAAAATAAGTGCTGATGAATTAAGAGAGATTATAAAATTGATTGAAAATAAAAAATAGCGACTATGGAATATTTATTAAAATCATCTGCAATCATTTTACTCTTTTATGGATTCTATAAAATAGTACTTGAACGTGAAACATTTTTTCAAGCCAATAGATTCTTCTTAATAATAGGTATTTTAACTTCTATTTTAACTCCATTAATTGTGATTCCAATTTATACAGAAACTAGTATAGATCCTATAGAATTTATTAATTCAACTACCGTAAATCAAACAACAATTGAAGAAAATTCTATAAATTGGTTAACGATTCTAAAATATATCTATTTATCGGGAATAATCTTTTTTTCAATTAAATTTTGCTTAAACATTCTATCTCTTATAAAATTATTTTTGAATCATAAAATTTCAAAAATTGATAACTATTTTCAAATTGAGACAACCTCTAACATCTCTCCGTTTTCATTTTTTAACATCATTTTTTACAACCCGAATCAATTTAGTAAAAAAGAGTTAACCCAGATAATCATACATGAAAAAGTTCATGTATTTCAACTCCACTCGATTGATATTTTACTTAGTCAATTAGCAAGTATTTTACTTTGGTTCAACCCCACCATATGGCTTTATAAACGTGAAATCGTACAAAATTTAGAATTTATAGCAGATGATAAAACACAACAAAAAACGGTATGTAAGCGAACTTATCAGCATCTTCTATTAAAAACAAGTTTACCAAATAATAAATTAATATTAACTAACAATTTTTACAATTCATTAATCAAAAAAAGAATTATTATGTTACACAAAACAAAATCTAACAGTAAAAATCAATGGAAACTCCCTTTAATAATCCCTTTTATTATTGCATTTATTATGATTTTTAATACTAAAATAATTGCACAATCCACTCCAAAAGTTGTAACTCTAGAAAAAGATATTGAAGCCTATTTGATTACAAAAAATTCAAAAGATGAAGATTTAGATCTAATAAAAAAGGAATCGAATAAAAAAGGAATAACAATTAGTATTAAGGGAGTTAAAAGAAATAACAATAATGAGATTACATCAATAAAAATAAATGTAAAATCAAAAAATTCTTCAGCAAATTATAATACAAGTTCAAATGAAACAATCAAACCAATCAAAATTTCTTATGAAGACAATGGAAATAATATTTCAATTGGAAATTCTGATATTCAATTTGATGACAATTCCGATATTACTATTCATAAAGATGGATCAAAAAAAATTGTGTTTATATCAAAAAATGGTGAAAAAGAACATATAGATATTGATAGTGACAATTTAGATAATTATATATTTATTTCAGATGATGGAACGAAAAAACTTCACAAAAAAGTTGAAATAATTAAAAAAGATAATAATGTACAAATTATTAACGATAATGATAATGACGAGAATGAATTAATAGAAGTAATCGTTTTAGATGAAGAAGAATCATTAAATAACAGCACAACTAAAAAGAAGAATGTTAAAATAATTCAAACTGATAAAGGAAAAGAGCCTTTATATATAATTGATGGAAAAGAATCTACAAGAGAAGAAATGGAAAGTTTAGGAACTGATAAAATTGAATCAGTAAATATATTAAAAGACAAAAGTGCCATTGAGAAATATGGTTTAAGAGCAAAAGATGGAGTTGTAGAAATAAAAATCAAAAAATAACTACCCATTACTTTTAATTATTTGGATTTAAACAATCAAGAATAATATTATTCTTGATTGTTTTTTTATTTTTTCTACATTTGAGAAATGAAAACAACACTCTTTAAATACCTTGCTATTGCTAATAAAAAACTCCTCCCCTCTTTCTCAAAAAAACAATTAGATATGAGTAAAGCAAAAAAATGGCAAATGATTATTATTGGCTGGAGATATTTTGTTACTAAAAATAGTTTGTAATTTTATAAAAGTTACTATATTTGCACCCTCAAAATGGCCTCGTGGCGCAACTGAATAGCGCATCTGATTACGGCTCAGAAGGTTATAGGTTTGAATCCTATCGAGGTCACAATAAAAAAAACCCTACATATAGTAGGGTTTTTATTTCTATATATTTTTTTATCTACTTTACACTAATAGATGAAATACTCTTTTACCTAATTTTTAATATTTTAAGCAACTATTTTAGAAATCATTCCTTTAAAAACAAACCAATGAAAAGGAGTTACAGTATACCAATACAGCCTACCTGCAAGCCCTTTTGGCCTAAAAGTTGCTGTTTGAAATAATATACCGTTTTCAATTTTAAACTCTAGCCAAGCCTCTCCAGGCAATTTCATTTCGGCATATAGCAATAACTTTTTCTTGTCTTTATCAGCATAAATAACACGCCAAAAATCTAATGAATCTCCAACATTTAAGTTCGTTATATGTGTTCTTCCTCTTCGTAAACCAATTCCACCCATCGCTTTATCCATAAATCCACGAATCTTCCACAAAAAATCTCCATAATACCAGCCATTTTTTCCACCAATTGAAAATATTTTATCAAGCGTTTTATTTAAATCAGTTACAGGGCGTTGTTTCTTATCAGTAAAACATCCATAAGTTGGAACATTTACATATTTGTGTGCTTTATTTCTTAATCTTCCACTAACAAAAGAATCTTTCCAACTAGAAATGATACTATTTTGCTCAATTTTTTCAAATGCTAATGATACAGCCTTAGAATAAGAAATAGGGTGAACATTTAATAATTGATTTATTTGACTTGGCTTACCAATAATTTCTATCCCCATACTATTGACTAGTGACGAAGCCAATTTATAAGAAGTAGAAGTCACAAAATATAACCAATAAGAAGACAGTTTTGGCGTCATTATAGGTACAGTTATAATCGTCCGTTTTAACTGTCTGATTTTTGAAAACTCTAACAACATTTCTTTATAAGTCAATATTTCTGGACCAAAAATATCATACGAAGTGTTGAATAACTTATTATTTCCTGCTGCCTTTGATAAAAATGATAAAACATCTCTAATAGCAATAGGTTGTGTTTTGGTATGCAACCATTTAGGAGCAATCATTATGGGTAGTTTTTCTACCAAATCTCTAATTATTTCAAAAGAAGAACTTCCTGAACCTACAATAATTCCTGCTTTAAATACTGTTAAAGCATACTTGTCCGATTTTAAAGCATCTTCTACATTTTTGCGCGATAGTAAATGTTTAGACAATTTGGTGTCATTGGTAATTCCACTAAGATAAATAACTTGTTCTGCATCTGTTTGTTCAATACATTTCCTGAAATTTTCTGCACATAATTTTTCTAATTCATGAAATTTAGTTGCAGAATTTGACATAGAATGGATTAAATAATAAGCAACATCTATTCTTTTTGGAATATTAGAGAGTGTTTCTTCTTTTAAAAAATCGGTTTCAACAATCGTTATGTTTTCCTCTTCTTTATAACTACTAAAAATTCTAGATGCATCCCTAACTGCACATACCACTTCATGTCCTTCATTTAGTAGTATAGGAATTAAACGTTTACCTATATATCCTGTTGCACCAGTTATTAATATTCTCATGCTCTAGTTATAATTTCTCTAGGCCGCTGATACGGAAAGCGTTCTTTTAATTTTGGAATTGTATAACCATCTAATCCATTAATCGCAGCAACTTTTCCTTCAGATAAATTTACAAAACCATCATTTTTAATTATTTCAGAATTAATATACAATCCTTGAATTTCTCCAACAATAAGAATAGTTCCATTAACTTTAATATGGTATTCTTCTACATATTTCATGGCCATTTGTACAGGACTATTTTTTACAAAAGGTGCATGAAAATCATTTTTATATTCTTTTTCAAGTGCAGTCATATCAAATTCGGAAGTTTCTTTAGCATACTTTGCCGAAGTATGATGTGCGTCAATTATTATATCTTCAAAAATATGATTAATAGTGTAAAATCCAGTTTCTTTAATATTGTCAAATGTGTTTCTAGCCGCTGTTGTTGGTCGCATTACAAACCCAAAAACGGGAGGATTGGAACCTAAATGTATTACTGAACTGAACACCGCAACATTGGTTTGTCCTTTTTTTGATTTA contains:
- a CDS encoding glutamine synthetase beta-grasp domain-containing protein, whose product is MAKIKLEYLWLDGYKPTQNLRSKTKVEEHDNFQGTLEEIGNWSFDGSSTRQASGGASDCLLKPVAIYPDPARRNGYLVMTEVLNADGTPHISNGRATIEDDDNDFWFGFEQEYFIMDTKTQLPLGFPVGGYPAPQGMYYCSVGGKNTHGRLLVEEHANLCIDAGLNFEGINQEVASGQWEFQLFAKGAKKAGDEIWVARYLLDRLTEKYGYYIEYHPKPLGKDMDWNGSGMHANFSNTTLRTCGSKETYEKICEAFRPVVKEHIAVYGEFNDQRLTGLHETAAITDFSYGVSDRGASIRIPIITVEKGWKGWLEDRRPASNGDPYKIAGRIIKTVKSAKI
- a CDS encoding calcium/sodium antiporter, whose protein sequence is MNFVYIIIGLVLLILGGNWLLKAAVGFSLRLKIPKIVIGMTVVSFATSAPELIVSLKSALEGHADLALGNVIGSNIANLGLVLGITIILSTITIEKSFYKTDWPVMMISSILLYFFVTIDGQIVQYEGIVLFTFLIIFLIYLLKFQKPAVIDERPEDDEELPLYKNLLFLVLGGVALWGGSELLIEGAVNLAEKFGVSERIIGITIISVGTSIPELAASIIAVLKKEKAISLGNLLGSNVFNILAVLGITSMVTPIKVVDQGLLTSDIYWMLGFAILVFPLVFIPSKMRLGWRDGLILLTCYVIFIYKMIG
- a CDS encoding BlaI/MecI/CopY family transcriptional regulator, which translates into the protein MKKLTTKEEEIMQVLWKLENAFVKEIIEHLPEKSHYNTISTTIRKMEDKGFVKYIAYGKTHQYYPAISKEEYRKKFIGNTIKNYFENSYSNVVSFLAKEEKISADELREIIKLIENKK
- a CDS encoding M56 family metallopeptidase, yielding MEYLLKSSAIILLFYGFYKIVLERETFFQANRFFLIIGILTSILTPLIVIPIYTETSIDPIEFINSTTVNQTTIEENSINWLTILKYIYLSGIIFFSIKFCLNILSLIKLFLNHKISKIDNYFQIETTSNISPFSFFNIIFYNPNQFSKKELTQIIIHEKVHVFQLHSIDILLSQLASILLWFNPTIWLYKREIVQNLEFIADDKTQQKTVCKRTYQHLLLKTSLPNNKLILTNNFYNSLIKKRIIMLHKTKSNSKNQWKLPLIIPFIIAFIMIFNTKIIAQSTPKVVTLEKDIEAYLITKNSKDEDLDLIKKESNKKGITISIKGVKRNNNNEITSIKINVKSKNSSANYNTSSNETIKPIKISYEDNGNNISIGNSDIQFDDNSDITIHKDGSKKIVFISKNGEKEHIDIDSDNLDNYIFISDDGTKKLHKKVEIIKKDNNVQIINDNDNDENELIEVIVLDEEESLNNSTTKKKNVKIIQTDKGKEPLYIIDGKESTREEMESLGTDKIESVNILKDKSAIEKYGLRAKDGVVEIKIKK
- a CDS encoding SsrA-binding protein; this translates as MKTTLFKYLAIANKKLLPSFSKKQLDMSKAKKWQMIIIGWRYFVTKNSL
- a CDS encoding SDR family oxidoreductase; the encoded protein is MRILITGATGYIGKRLIPILLNEGHEVVCAVRDASRIFSSYKEEENITIVETDFLKEETLSNIPKRIDVAYYLIHSMSNSATKFHELEKLCAENFRKCIEQTDAEQVIYLSGITNDTKLSKHLLSRKNVEDALKSDKYALTVFKAGIIVGSGSSSFEIIRDLVEKLPIMIAPKWLHTKTQPIAIRDVLSFLSKAAGNNKLFNTSYDIFGPEILTYKEMLLEFSKIRQLKRTIITVPIMTPKLSSYWLYFVTSTSYKLASSLVNSMGIEIIGKPSQINQLLNVHPISYSKAVSLAFEKIEQNSIISSWKDSFVSGRLRNKAHKYVNVPTYGCFTDKKQRPVTDLNKTLDKIFSIGGKNGWYYGDFLWKIRGFMDKAMGGIGLRRGRTHITNLNVGDSLDFWRVIYADKDKKKLLLYAEMKLPGEAWLEFKIENGILFQTATFRPKGLAGRLYWYTVTPFHWFVFKGMISKIVA
- a CDS encoding flavin reductase family protein, with the translated sequence MTFFSNKEINELEHLYKINLINSCSGYKSANLIGTKSKKGQTNVAVFSSVIHLGSNPPVFGFVMRPTTAARNTFDNIKETGFYTINHIFEDIIIDAHHTSAKYAKETSEFDMTALEKEYKNDFHAPFVKNSPVQMAMKYVEEYHIKVNGTILIVGEIQGLYINSEIIKNDGFVNLSEGKVAAINGLDGYTIPKLKERFPYQRPREIITRA